A part of Miscanthus floridulus cultivar M001 chromosome 6, ASM1932011v1, whole genome shotgun sequence genomic DNA contains:
- the LOC136458101 gene encoding pentatricopeptide repeat-containing protein At1g80270, mitochondrial-like translates to MWALRRAGNPLRFHTQKAVSACGCASLEVLLTADAKNVEEHHEADCQKACCYHKPKPPAFQLSFSSGQFAWSRGFSSQPGENSGDKDDELEDGFSDLEVPPEAGKNDAGLTSEDSSDEDAADEIGLPDVDADAKPEKEYIKRTSGSIFLKTVLEAPRRQLTSALEKWAKDGNAFDRGELYYVLLNLRKRKWYSKALELVEWVQKSQLLELVERDYAARVDLTAKVYGLHKAEQYIEKIPASHRGEVVYRTLLANCVAAANVKKSEEVFNRMKDLGFPPTTFSFNQLLLLYKRMDKKKIADVLTMMEKEDVKPSLFTYKLLVDAKGLVGDIEAMEKVVESMEKDGIEPDLMFNATIAKHYIFNGQREKAETLLESMEGDDIQKNRAACKILLPLHAFLGNSDDVVRIWKVCEDNTRLDECLSAIEAFGKLGDVEKAEKVFEDMLVKWKTLSSKFYNCLLKVYADQNLLDKGKELVKRMDENHVKFGTSTLDALVKLYVDAGEVEKAESLLHKLSLKNYIKPNYSSYMKLLDSYSKKGDIHNSEKVFNKLRQIGYTGRIRMYQLLLHSYLHAKAPAYGFKERMKADNIFPNSALATLIAATDPFVKKSISDLLD, encoded by the exons ATGTGGGCTCTCCGCCGAGCTGGCAACCCCCTCAG GTTCCACACCCAAAAAGCTGTGAGTGCCTGTGGTTGCGCGAGTCTTGAGGTGCTGCTAACTGCCGATGCAAAGAATGTAGAAGAGCACCACGAGGCAGACTGTCAGAAAGCGTGCTGCTATCATAAGCCAAAGCCACCAGCCTTCCAATTGTCATTTTCATCTGGCCAGTTTGCTTGGAGTAGGGGTTTCTCCTCTCAGCCAGGTGAAAATTCTGGTGACAAGGATGATGAGTTGGAGGACGGATTTTCTGATCTCGAGGTTCCACCAGAAGCTGGTAAAAATGATGCTGGGCTGACATCTGAAGATAGTTCAGATGAGGATGCCGCTGATGAAATTGGCTTGCCTGATGTGGATGCTGATGCAAAACCTGAGAAGGAGTACATTAAAAGGACCTCTGGTTCCATCTTCCTCAAGACTGTGTTGGAAGCTCCGAGGCGTCAACTCACTTCAGCGCTTGAGAAATGGGCAAAGGATGGCAATGCATTTGATAGGGGCGAACTCTATTATGTCCTTCTTAATCTTCGAAAGCGGAAGTGGTACTCCAAAGCCTTGGAG CTTGTTGAATGGGTTCAAAAATCACAGCTGCTCGAACTTGTAGAGCGTGATTACGCTGCACGCGTTGATTTAACAGCTAAGGTCTATGGTCTTCATAAAGCAGAACAGTATATTGAGAAAATTCCTGCATCTCATAGGGGTGAGGTTGTGTATAGAACACTTTTGGCCAATTGTGTTGCTGCAGCCAATGTAAAAAAATCAGAGGAAGTTTTTAATAGGATGAAGGATCTTGGATTTCCGCCTACAACATTTTCTTTCAATCAGCTTCTGCTACTCTACAAAAGGATGGACAAGAAGAAGATTGCTGATGTTCTCACAATGATGGAAAAGGAGGATGTGAAACCATCTCTGTTTACTTACAAGCTCCTTGTAGATGCCAAGGGATTGGTTGGAGATATAGAAGCTATGGAGAAAGTGGTTGAATCAATGGAGAAAGATGGCATTGAGCCAGATCTCATGTTTAATGCTACAATTGCCAAGCACTACATATTTAATGGTCAGCGTGAGAAAGCAGAGACACTTTTGGAGTCTATGGAGGGTGATGATATCCAGAAAAATCGTGCTGCTTGCAAGATTCTTTTACCTTTACATGCTTTTCTGGGCAATAGTGATGATGTGGTAAGAATTTGGAAGGTGTGCGAGGATAATACTCGCCTAGATGAGTGCCTGTCTGCTATAGAGGCCTTTGGTAAGCTTGGTGATGTTGAGAAGGCAGAGAAGGTTTTCGAGGATATGCTTGTGAAATGGAAAACACTCTCTTCCAAATTCTACAACTGTTTGCTAAAGGTGTATGCTGATCAGAACCTCTTAGACAAAGGTAAGGAACTAGTAAAGCGGATGGATGAGAACCATGTCAAGTTTGGGACCTCAACTTTGGATGCACTTGTGAAGCTATATGTTGACGCCGGAGAGGTGGAGAAAGCCGAGTCCCTGTTGCACAAGCTATCTCTGAAGAACTACATCAAGCCTAATTACAGCTCGTACATGAAGCTGCTTGATAGCTACTCAAAGAAAGGAGACATCCACAACTCTGAGAAAGTGTTCAACAAGTTGCGGCAGATCGGCTACACTGGGAGGATCAGGATGTACCAGTTGCTGCTCCATTCCTATCTACATGCTAAGGCCCCTGCTTATGGATTCAAAGAGAGGATGAAGGCTGACAACATTTTCCCCAACAGTGCCTTGGCAACTTTGATTGCGGCTACTGATCCGTTTGTCAAGAAGTCAATATCAGACTTGCTCGATTAG
- the LOC136458103 gene encoding eukaryotic translation initiation factor 6-2-like, with the protein MASRVKFENSCEVGVFARLTNAYCLVPAGASEGFYSVLEGELAGAVTVVRTSVAGTRIVGRLCVGNKRGLLLPHTATDQEIQHLRNSLPDEVVVKCVDERLSALGNCIACNDHVALTHPDLDKETEEVISDVLGVEVFRQTIAGNILVGSYCTFTNKGGLVHPQTSVEDLDELSTLLQVPMVAGTVNRGSEVVSAGMAVNDWTAFCGSDTTATEVSVVESVFRLRDPRPGALGSDVKNSMVQDFFTS; encoded by the exons ATGGCGTCCC GCGTCAAGTTTGAGAACTCGTGCGAGGTGGGCGTCTTCGCGAGGCTCACCAACGCCTACTGCCTCGTCCCCGCCGGCGCCTCCGAGGGCTTCTACAG TGTGCTCGAgggcgagctcgccggcgccGTCACCGTGGTCAGGACCTCCGTCGCCGGCACCAGGATCGTCGGGAGGCTCTGCGTCG GTAACAAGAGAGGGCTGCTGCTTCCCCATACCGCCACCGACCAAG AGATCCAGCACCTGAGGAACAGCCtgcccgatgaagtggtggtcaaGTGCGTCGACGAGCGCCTTTCCGCCCTGGGAAACTGCATTGCCTGCAACGACCATGTTGCTCTCACACACCCTGACCTCGACAAG GAAACTGAAGAAGTCATCTCAGATGTTCTCGGTGTGGAGGTGTTCAGGCAAACGATCGCGGGGAACATCCTGGTTGGGAGCTACTGCACCTTCACCAACAAAGGAGGACTC GTTCACCCGCAGACGTCGGTAGAGGACCTGGACGAGCTGTCGACGCTGCTGCAGGTGCCCATGGTCGCCGGCACCGTCAACAGGGGCAGCGAGGTCGTCTCCGCCGGCATGGCCGTCAATGACTGGACGGCCTTCTGCGGCTCCGACACCACGGCGACCGAGGTGTCGGTGGTCGAGAGCGTCTTCAGGCTCAGGGACCCCCGCCCAGGGGCGCTGGGCTCGGACGTCAAGAACTCCATGGTTCAGGATTTCTTTACGAGTTGA